In one Musa acuminata AAA Group cultivar baxijiao chromosome BXJ2-5, Cavendish_Baxijiao_AAA, whole genome shotgun sequence genomic region, the following are encoded:
- the LOC103984526 gene encoding pentatricopeptide repeat-containing protein At3g16610 produces the protein MLLSKAYLIPHRALFFAFRHGFTLLHTKSEARSLLPAFAPPPISRALKGSQLPQFAALDVNTYAKLLDSCTRLKLLAEGKEIHRQIFMHSSCARNSVLLEKIVQMYISCGETESARLLFDDVPQPSVFLWNAMIRAYAWNGPFDRAIGLYERMMDSGVEPNKFTFPFVLKACSGLEALEDGIKIHDEVKRAGLESDLYISTALIDMYMKCGCLEDADEVFCRMPNRDVVAWNAMVAGCTLHGMYEEMVRFVLEMQRMRTRPNPSTLVALLPVVGQAKALGQGKSIHAFCTRRCFDEGDVLVNTALLDMYAKSECLVYARRIFDHMRIRNEVTWSAIIAGYVLCGRMVDALQVFGQMISEGPSIVGPTSLASILRACASLGDFDRGRLVHSYLVKSGLLMDITVANSLLSMYAKVGTISDAMSFFDEMDTKDTVSYSAIISGCIQNGNAEEALDVFREMVSSSMEVDAATMVGVIPTCSHLAALQHGKCNHAYITSHGLASDSSICNALIDMYAKCGKIDIARKVFDTMPKQNTVSWNTIIAGYGIHGLGDEAISLFLRMEPAGLVPDDITFICLLSACSHSGLIAQGKHWFYAMTEIYNIVPRMEHYICMVDLLGRGGLLDEAYDFIKKMPFEADVRVWVALLGACRVHKNIELGEEVSRMIQKLGPEGTGSFVALSNLYSATGRFNEAAQVRIMQKEKGFTKSPGCSWFEIGGVVHAFIGGDQSHPQSSSIYQKLEELLVEIRKLGYLADTSYALHDVEEEEKEHALVYHSEKLAIAFGLLRLRHGQPIFITKNLRVCGDCHNAIKYITLAAKRDITVRDANRFHHFKDGMCSCGDFW, from the coding sequence ATGCTGCTGTCGAAAGCCTACCTGATTCCCCACAGAGCTCTCTTCTTTGCCTTTCGCCATGGCTTCACTCTCCTGCACACAAAATCCGAAGCCCGATCCCTCCTTCCCGCATTTGCACCACCTCCGATTTCCAGAGCCCTTAAAGGATCCCAACTCCCCCAATTTGCTGCGCTGGACGTCAACACGTACGCCAAGCTTCTAGATTCTTGCACTCGATTGAAATTGCTCGCAGAAGGAAAAGAGATCCATCGACAGATCTTTATGCACAGCTCCTGCGCTAGAAACTCGGTTCTGCTTGAAAAGATTGTTCAGATGTACATATCCTGCGGCGAGACTGAGTCCGCTCGTCTCCTGTTCGATGACGTGCCTCAGCCAAGTGTCTTTCTTTGGAATGCTATGATCAGGGCTTACGCTTGGAATGGCCCCTTTGATCGAGCCATTGGTCTGTATGAACGAATGATGGATTCTGGAGTCGAGCCAAATAAGTTCACGTTCCCGTTTGTGTTGAAGGCTTGCTCGGGTTTGGAAGCACTCGAGGATGGCATTAAGATACATGATGAAGTGAAAAGGGCTGGGCTGGAGTCGGACCTGTATATATCTACTGCTTTGATTGACATGTACATGAAATGTGGTTGCTTAGAGGACGCAGATGAGGTGTTTTGCAGAATGCCGAATAGAGATGTTGTTGCATGGAATGCGATGGTTGCTGGCTGCACACTTCATGGGATGTATGAAGAGATGGTTAGGTTTGTACTAGAAATGCAAAGGATGCGTACAAGGCCAAACCCCTCCACTCTGGTAGCCCTTCTACCTGTGGTCGGACAAGCGAAGGCACTGGGACAAGGAAAAAGCATTCATGCATTTTGTACCAGGAGGTGCTTTGATGAGGGAGATGTGTTGGTGAATACTGCACTACTGGATATGTATGCAAAATCTGAGTGTTTGGTTTATGCTCGTAGAATCTTTGACCACATGAGAATTAGGAATGAAGTGACATGGAGTGCGATAATTGCAGGATATGTTTTATGTGGTAGGATGGTAGATGCACTGCAAGTTTTCGGACAGATGATATCTGAAGGACCTTCCATTGTGGGTCCAACTTCTCTCGCAAGTATTCTTCGTGCTTGTGCAAGTTTGGGTGATTTTGACAGAGGTAGACTGGTACATAGTTATCTGGTTAAATCTGGGCTTCTTATGGACATTACAGTCGCAAACTCCCTACTCTCAATGTATGCTAAAGTTGGTACTATCAGTGATGCAATGAGTTTCTTTGATGAAATGGATACAAAGGACACAGTATCATACAGTGCAATTATATCCGGATGCATCCAGAATGGGAATGCTGAAGAAGCTCTTGATGTCTTCAGAGAAATGGTATCTTCTAGTATGGAAGTGGATGCTGCAACTATGGTTGGAGTGATCCCAACTTGTTCCCACTTGGCTGCTCTGCAGCATGGAAAATGCAACCATGCATACATCACCAGTCATGGGCTTGCCTCAGATTCCTCAATATGTAATGCTCTGATAGACATGTATGCAAAGTGTGGCAAAATTGACATTGCAAGGAAAGTTTTTGATACGATGCCAAAGCAGAACACTGTATCCTGGAATACCATAATTGCTGGCTATGGGATCCATGGGCTGGGTGATGAAGCCATCTCCTTGTTCTTGAGGATGGAACCTGCAGGTTTAGTGCCTGATGATATCACATTCATATGCCTTTTGTCTGCTTGCAGTCATTCGGGGCTAATCGCTCAAGGAAAACACTGGTTTTATGCTATGACAGAGATCTATAATATTGTTCCGAGGATGGAGCACTACATTTGCATGGTTGATCTCTTGGGCCGTGGAGGTCTCTTGGATGAAGCCTATGATttcataaaaaagatgccttttgAGGCTGACGTTCGTGTTTGGGTTGCCTTGCTTGGGGCTTGTCGAGTTCATAAGAATATTGAACTAGGGGAAGAGGTGTCAAGAATGATCCAAAAGCTGGGACCTGAGGGCACTGGAAGCTTTGTTGCCCTATCTAACTTATACAGTGCCACAGGAAGATTTAATGAGGCAGCACAAGTTAGAATCATGCAGAAAGAAAAGGGATTCACTAAAAGCCCAGGATGTAGTTGGTTTGAGATTGGTGGTGTAGTTCATGCTTTTATCGGTGGAGATCAATCTCATCCACAATCATCAAGTATATACCAAAAATTAGAAGAGTTGTTAGTGGAAATTAGGAAGTTGGGTTACCTAGCTGACACAAGTTATGCTCTGCATGAtgtagaagaggaggagaaagaacaTGCCCTTGTTTACCACAGTGAGAAATTAGCAATAGCTTTTGGACTTCTTAGACTAAGACATGGTCAGCCCATCTTCATTACAAAGAACTTGCGTGTTTGTGGTGATTGTCATAATGCTATTAAGTATATCACCTTGGCTGCAAAAAGAGATATTACTGTAAGAGATGCAAACCGGTTTCACCATTTTAAGGATGGGATGTGCAGTTGTGGAGATTTTTGGTAA
- the LOC135612335 gene encoding zinc finger protein GAI-ASSOCIATED FACTOR 1-like, which produces MASASRPMSFFEAREDEHRMQAMQQQQSSSVPAPSTAAPVKKRRNLPGNPYPNAEVIALSPRTLMATNRFVCEVCNKGFQREQNLQLHRRGHNLPWKLRQKDPKEVRRRVYLCPEPTCPHHDPSRALGDLTGIKKHFCRKHGEKKWNCDKCSKRYAVQSDWKAHSKICGTREYRCDCGTLFSRRDSFITHRAFCEALAHENGRLPSGLHTLGGSHIYGNSNMFLSLPRVSSHTTSLHGQHIISPPKPLTSGVPRSPPSSSTFHLDGSSDKGISEGTQSHHSLPQCKTSHGLMQLPELLGNAAASTSASAAAASADLFNHSFFSNNSTICRNHIADQIYDSNRINEPTACFAGNLVDEQMEGGIISRYSTLMNNEPVMLPQQLSATALLQRAAQLGATSSRGSSFLACFSGSHGSGIDGFGPQMENDTHFQYLMNSLARGGIDLVGSSAGMATFEGGCTTTGGHHGQENTGVGTFNVNNIDEPKYNLPSSDGLTRDFLGVGSTTRSMGGGISQREQHRGIAMSSGSSSQYSFAGGSLQ; this is translated from the exons ATGGCATCAGCTTCGCGACCCATGTCCTTCTTCGAAGCCAGAGAGGATGAGCATCGCATGCAggcgatgcaacaacaacaatctTCTTCGGTGCCGGCACCATCGACTGCAGCTCCAGTGAAGAAGAGAAGGAACCTTCCAGGAAATCCAT ATCCTAATGCGGAGGTGATCGCGCTGTCGCCGAGGACGCTGATGGCGACGAACCGCTTCGTCTGTGAAGTCTGCAACAAGGGGTTCCAGCGGGAGCAGAACCTGCAGCTGCACCGCCGCGGACACAACCTGCCATGGAAGCTCCGCCAGAAGGACCCCAAGGAGGTTCGCCGCCGGGTGTACCTGTGTCCGGAGCCGACTTGCCCCCACCACGACCCCTCGCGCGCCCTCGGCGACCTCACTGGCATCAAGAAGCACTTCTGCCGAAAGCATGGCGAGAAGAAGTGGAACTGCGACAAGTGCTCCAAGCGCTACGCCGTCCAGTCGGACTGGAAGGCCCATTCCAAGATCTGCGGCACTCGGGAGTACCGCTGCGACTGCGGCACCCTCTTCTCGAG GCGTGACAGTTTCATCACCCACCGGGCCTTCTGCGAAGCACTAGCGCACGAGAATGGGAGGCTCCCGTCCGGCCTCCACACTCTCGGCGGCAGCCACATATATGGAAACAGCAACATGTTTTTGAGCCTTCCTCGAGTGAGCTCGCACACCACCTCATTGCATGGCCAACACATCATCTCTCCACCAAAACCTTTGACCTCTGGAGTTCCTCGGTCCCCTCCATCCTCCTCCACGTTTCACCTCGACGGAAGCTCGGACAAAGGCATCAGTGAGGGCACCCAGTCGCACCACTCCTTACCTCAGTGCAAGACCTCCCACGGCCTAATGCAGCTTCCTGAGCTCCTAGGCAATGCGGCTGCCTCTACCTCGGCCTCTGCTGCTGCAGCATCCGCCGATCTCTTCAACCACAGCTTCTTCTCCAACAACAGCACCATATGCAGGAACCACATCGCGGATCAGATTTACGATTCTAATAGAATCAATGAGCCAACTGCGTGCTTTGCCGGAAACCTTGTGGATGAACAGATGGAAGGAGGCATAATTTCTCGCTACAGCACCTTGATGAATAATGAACCAGTAATGCTTCCCCAGCAGCTGTCCGCCACCGCATTGCTTCAAAGGGCAGCTCAACTTGGTGCGACATCCAGCAGGGGTTCTTCTTTCCTTGCCTGCTTCAGCGGCAGCCACGGTAGTGGCATTGATGGATTTGGACCTCAAATGGAAAACGACACTCATTTCCAGTACCTAATGAACTCACTTGCAAGAGGAGGCATTGATCTAGTGGGCAGCTCCGCAGGGATGGCAACATtcgagggcggttgcaccactaccGGCGGGCACCATGGACAAGAGAACACAGGAGTTGGCACTTTCAACGTAAACAACATTGATGAGCCCAAGTATAACCTTCCGAGTTCCGACGGGCTCACCAGGGACTTCCTTGGGGTTGGTAGCACAACAAGGAGCATGGGGGGTGGGATCTCTCAGAGAGAACAACATCGTGGCATTGCTATGAGCTCGGGATCATCAAGCCAATATTCCTTTGCCGGTGGGAGCTTGCAGTAG